One Weissella coleopterorum DNA segment encodes these proteins:
- the glmS gene encoding glutamine--fructose-6-phosphate transaminase (isomerizing) has protein sequence MYYCGIVGYTGTQKESAPILLKGLEKLEYRGYDSAGVFIPNQDSTGDELVRQKGRVADLEALVAEKNVNGKAGIAHTRWATHGEPAVKNSHPQYSEDEKFYLVHNGVIENFMELKKQYLSDVTFQSDTDTEVAVQLISKFAREDNLSTFDAFKKAISLFGDSAYGFLLMDQAEPERMYVAKRKSPLLIGVGADFNVVTSDAVAMLDETHDFIELLDGEVAIIDPKAIQLFNEQGDRVEREPFHLDIDASETDKGIYPYYMLKEVDEQPVVMHRLMERYFDEQGNVLIGKAILDEINAADRVYIIAAGTSYHAGLAGARLFEQWANKPTSVYISSEFAYEQPLLSEKPFFIFLSQSGETADSREVLQNINEAGYHSLTLTNVEKSTLWREATYALPLLAGPEIAVASTKAYVAQVTLESILAYALADNQDLNLMEELSNIAVAIQAIVDDKETFKNVADAMLVPASTHSAFYIGRGVDSTVALEAALKLKEISYVQAEGFAAGELKHGTLALIEEGTPVMALITQPKTAGLVRGNLSETTARGAHPYTIVSKSLAKEGDGYILPDVDPLLAPLVEVIPTQLLAYYTSLGRGLDVDRPRNLAKSVTVQ, from the coding sequence ATGTATTATTGCGGAATTGTGGGTTACACAGGAACACAAAAAGAATCAGCACCAATCTTATTAAAAGGTTTGGAAAAACTAGAGTATCGTGGATATGATTCTGCGGGGGTTTTTATCCCAAATCAAGATAGTACGGGGGATGAATTAGTTCGTCAAAAGGGGCGTGTGGCTGATCTTGAAGCATTAGTTGCGGAGAAAAATGTGAATGGTAAGGCCGGGATTGCACACACACGGTGGGCGACACACGGTGAGCCTGCTGTTAAAAATTCACACCCTCAATATTCTGAAGATGAAAAATTCTACTTAGTACATAATGGAGTTATTGAAAACTTCATGGAATTAAAAAAGCAATATTTATCAGATGTAACATTTCAATCTGATACGGATACCGAAGTGGCAGTGCAATTGATTAGTAAATTTGCGCGAGAAGATAATCTTTCAACTTTTGATGCGTTCAAAAAGGCAATTAGTTTGTTTGGTGATTCTGCCTATGGATTCCTATTGATGGATCAAGCTGAACCCGAACGTATGTATGTGGCTAAGCGTAAGTCACCATTGTTGATCGGAGTTGGAGCTGATTTTAATGTTGTTACATCCGATGCGGTTGCAATGTTGGATGAGACCCATGACTTTATTGAGTTGTTGGATGGTGAAGTAGCAATTATTGACCCAAAGGCGATTCAATTATTCAATGAGCAAGGTGACCGAGTTGAAAGAGAACCGTTCCATTTGGATATTGATGCTTCTGAAACTGATAAGGGAATTTACCCATATTATATGTTGAAAGAAGTGGATGAGCAGCCTGTTGTAATGCACCGCTTAATGGAACGTTACTTTGATGAACAAGGTAATGTTTTGATTGGAAAAGCGATCTTGGATGAAATTAATGCTGCTGATCGGGTTTATATTATTGCTGCTGGAACATCATATCATGCTGGTTTAGCAGGAGCTCGTTTGTTTGAACAGTGGGCAAATAAGCCTACAAGCGTCTATATTTCATCTGAATTTGCTTATGAACAACCTCTGTTGTCAGAGAAGCCATTCTTTATTTTCTTGAGTCAGTCTGGAGAAACAGCGGATTCCCGTGAAGTTTTGCAAAATATTAATGAAGCTGGATATCATTCATTGACGTTAACTAACGTTGAAAAATCAACGCTTTGGCGCGAAGCCACGTATGCTTTGCCACTACTAGCAGGACCTGAAATTGCGGTAGCATCTACGAAAGCGTACGTAGCTCAAGTGACTTTGGAGTCAATATTGGCCTATGCGTTGGCAGATAATCAGGACTTAAATTTGATGGAAGAATTATCAAATATTGCGGTTGCCATTCAAGCAATTGTTGATGATAAGGAAACCTTTAAAAACGTAGCCGATGCAATGCTGGTACCGGCATCTACGCACAGTGCTTTTTATATTGGTCGTGGAGTTGATTCGACGGTTGCATTGGAAGCAGCTTTGAAATTAAAGGAAATTTCTTATGTTCAAGCTGAAGGCTTTGCGGCGGGAGAGCTTAAGCATGGAACATTGGCCTTAATTGAAGAAGGGACACCAGTGATGGCTTTAATCACACAACCAAAGACGGCTGGATTGGTTCGTGGTAACTTATCTGAAACTACCGCACGTGGTGCACATCCGTACACAATTGTTTCAAAGTCTTTGGCCAAAGAGGGTGATGGATATATCTTACCTGACGTTGATCCTTTGTTAGCACCGTTAGTTGAAGTAATTCCAACTCAATTATTAGCATATTATACTTCTCTTGGCCGTGGTTTGGATGTTGATCGTCCACGTAATTTAGCTAAGTCAGTCACGGTACAATAG
- the frr gene encoding ribosome recycling factor: MANQIIENTKDRMEKAGMALQAQLGKIRAGVANPSILRDVKVLYYGAETPLNQVASVSVPEARVLLITPFDKTALKEIEQAIFASDLGLTPSNDGSVIRLVIPALTEETRKDLAKEVKAEAEKAKVAVRNVRRDALDQAKKEELSEDELRKLEKDIQGLTDDGVKNIDSIAASKEDELLTI; the protein is encoded by the coding sequence ATGGCAAATCAAATTATTGAAAATACCAAAGATAGAATGGAAAAAGCTGGGATGGCTTTGCAAGCTCAACTCGGTAAAATTCGAGCTGGAGTGGCAAATCCATCAATTCTACGAGATGTTAAAGTTCTTTACTATGGAGCAGAGACACCTTTGAATCAAGTGGCATCAGTTTCTGTCCCAGAAGCTCGAGTGCTTTTGATTACACCATTTGATAAGACGGCCTTAAAAGAGATTGAACAGGCAATTTTTGCTTCAGATCTTGGATTAACACCTTCAAACGATGGATCTGTGATCCGCTTAGTGATTCCAGCTTTGACTGAAGAAACACGTAAAGATTTGGCAAAGGAAGTTAAGGCTGAAGCAGAAAAAGCGAAAGTTGCTGTTCGTAATGTTCGTCGAGATGCTTTAGATCAAGCCAAAAAAGAAGAACTATCAGAAGATGAATTACGGAAACTTGAAAAAGATATCCAAGGTTTAACAGATGATGGCGTTAAAAATATCGATAGTATTGCTGCTTCTAAGGAAGATGAGCTTTTGACGATTTAA
- the pyrH gene encoding UMP kinase, whose protein sequence is MADVKYKRILLKLSGEAMAGEKGYGIDPSTVNSIAAEIKEVHELGIEIAIVVGGGNLWRGENGAQLGMERAQADYVGMLGTVMNSLSLQDALENMGVPTRVQTAIEMRQVAEPYVRRKAVRHLEKGRVVIFGAGTGSPYFSTDTTSALRAAEVNADAILMGKNGVDGVYSDDPRKNPEAVKYESLTHMDVLSQGLNIMDSTASTLSMDNDIDLVVFNLNTHGNIKRVVLGENIGTTVGGK, encoded by the coding sequence ATGGCAGACGTAAAGTATAAGCGAATTTTATTAAAGCTATCAGGGGAAGCCATGGCTGGAGAAAAGGGTTATGGAATTGATCCATCAACAGTTAATAGTATTGCCGCTGAAATCAAAGAGGTTCATGAGTTGGGGATTGAAATTGCCATTGTGGTTGGTGGTGGAAATCTTTGGCGTGGTGAAAATGGAGCTCAATTAGGAATGGAACGCGCTCAAGCTGATTATGTTGGGATGCTGGGGACGGTAATGAATTCTCTTTCATTACAAGATGCGTTAGAAAATATGGGGGTTCCGACCCGCGTACAAACGGCTATTGAAATGCGTCAAGTTGCTGAGCCTTATGTCCGTCGTAAGGCTGTACGCCACTTAGAAAAAGGGCGTGTTGTGATTTTTGGAGCAGGAACTGGTTCGCCATACTTCTCAACTGACACCACTTCCGCTTTGCGAGCCGCTGAAGTAAATGCTGATGCGATTTTAATGGGTAAGAATGGCGTTGATGGTGTTTATAGTGATGATCCACGTAAAAATCCTGAGGCCGTAAAGTATGAAAGCTTAACGCATATGGATGTATTGTCACAAGGCCTTAATATCATGGATTCCACAGCTTCTACCCTTTCGATGGATAATGATATTGATTTAGTGGTCTTTAATTTGAACACGCACGGCAATATTAAACGAGTTGTTTTGGGTGAAAATATCGGAACAACGGTTGGGGGAAAATAA
- the tsf gene encoding translation elongation factor Ts, producing the protein MAIKAAQVKELRDKTNVGMMDAKKALVETDGDMEKAIDFLREKGMAKAAKKAGAIAAEGMTYVAVKGNFAAIIELNSQTDFVAGNKEFNDLLHAVAETIVDAKPATVEAALELPMAGKTMNEEIIHTTQITGEKITLRRFEVIEAKDGQSLGAYSHMGGRISSLVLLDGASAEVAKDVAMHVAAINPQYVSREEVPADTLAHEKEIQLAADDLNGKPDAIKEKIVEGRLNKFLSDISLVDQAFVKGDGETVAAYVEAQKGKVISFVRYEVGEGIEKAESDFAAEVAAQIK; encoded by the coding sequence ATGGCAATCAAAGCGGCACAAGTTAAAGAATTACGTGACAAGACAAACGTGGGAATGATGGATGCAAAGAAAGCGTTGGTAGAAACTGACGGTGATATGGAAAAGGCTATCGATTTCTTGCGTGAAAAGGGGATGGCTAAGGCAGCAAAGAAAGCCGGAGCAATTGCAGCTGAAGGAATGACATATGTTGCCGTTAAGGGGAATTTTGCGGCTATTATCGAATTGAATTCACAAACTGACTTCGTTGCCGGGAATAAAGAATTCAATGATTTATTGCATGCAGTTGCTGAAACCATTGTGGATGCAAAGCCTGCTACTGTGGAAGCTGCTCTAGAATTACCAATGGCTGGTAAGACTATGAACGAAGAAATCATTCATACTACTCAAATTACCGGTGAAAAGATCACTCTTCGCCGTTTCGAAGTAATTGAAGCTAAGGATGGTCAATCATTGGGAGCCTACTCACACATGGGTGGACGTATTTCTTCATTAGTTTTGCTTGATGGAGCTTCTGCTGAAGTTGCAAAGGACGTTGCAATGCACGTTGCTGCTATTAATCCACAATATGTCTCACGTGAAGAAGTTCCTGCAGATACTTTGGCACATGAAAAGGAAATTCAATTAGCTGCAGATGATTTGAATGGTAAGCCCGATGCAATCAAAGAAAAAATTGTTGAAGGTCGTTTGAATAAGTTCTTATCAGATATCTCATTAGTTGACCAAGCTTTTGTTAAGGGCGATGGTGAAACTGTTGCGGCTTATGTTGAAGCACAAAAGGGTAAGGTTATTTCATTCGTTCGCTACGAAGTTGGTGAAGGAATTGAAAAGGCCGAAAGTGATTTTGCGGCTGAAGTTGCAGCCCAAATTAAGTAA
- the rpsB gene encoding 30S ribosomal protein S2, which translates to MAVISMKQLLEAGVHFGHQTRRWNPKMGEYIFTERNGIYIIDLQKTVKMVDQAYNYVRDAAADGAIVLFVGTKKQAQDAVAEEATRANMYFVNHRWLGGTLTNWSTIQKRIARLKELRSWSEDGTFDRLPKKEVALLTKQREKLEKFLGGIADMPRIPDVLYIVDPHKEQLAVQEASKLNIPIVAMVDTNANPDQIDVKIPSNDDAIRAVRLITAKMADAIIEGNQGEDAVADEAFSEEGAEKASSIEELTEIVEGDNK; encoded by the coding sequence ATGGCAGTAATCTCAATGAAGCAATTGCTTGAAGCTGGTGTTCACTTTGGTCACCAAACTCGTCGTTGGAACCCAAAGATGGGTGAATATATCTTTACAGAACGTAATGGTATTTACATCATCGACTTACAAAAGACAGTTAAGATGGTTGACCAAGCATATAACTATGTTCGTGATGCTGCTGCAGATGGTGCAATCGTTTTGTTCGTTGGAACAAAGAAACAAGCACAAGATGCAGTTGCTGAAGAAGCTACTCGTGCAAACATGTACTTTGTGAACCACCGTTGGCTTGGTGGAACTTTGACTAACTGGTCAACAATCCAAAAGCGTATTGCACGTTTGAAGGAATTACGTTCTTGGTCAGAAGATGGAACATTCGATCGCTTGCCAAAGAAGGAAGTTGCATTGTTAACAAAGCAACGTGAAAAGTTGGAAAAGTTCTTAGGTGGAATCGCTGATATGCCACGCATCCCAGATGTTTTGTATATTGTTGATCCACACAAGGAACAATTGGCTGTTCAAGAAGCAAGTAAGTTGAATATTCCAATCGTTGCCATGGTTGACACAAATGCTAACCCTGATCAAATTGACGTTAAGATTCCATCAAACGATGATGCGATCCGTGCTGTTCGCTTGATCACTGCTAAGATGGCAGATGCAATCATCGAAGGTAATCAAGGTGAAGATGCGGTTGCTGATGAAGCCTTTTCTGAAGAAGGAGCTGAAAAAGCTTCTTCAATCGAAGAATTGACTGAAATCGTTGAAGGCGACAACAAGTAA
- a CDS encoding GIY-YIG nuclease family protein, translating to MTDKNYYMYVLLTADNTFYCGFTDNVVRRLSVHEAGKGAKYTRPKKRHPLRLVYSAEYNTKTAALRAEAAFKKLSRAQKEKFLVLHDAEWDSPQINN from the coding sequence ATGACGGACAAGAATTATTACATGTATGTTCTTTTAACGGCGGATAATACTTTTTATTGTGGATTTACAGATAATGTTGTACGGCGTTTGTCCGTCCATGAAGCGGGTAAGGGAGCAAAGTATACTCGCCCGAAAAAAAGGCATCCATTACGACTAGTTTACTCAGCAGAATACAATACCAAAACAGCAGCTCTGCGAGCAGAGGCAGCTTTCAAAAAATTATCGAGGGCACAAAAAGAAAAATTTTTAGTGCTTCATGATGCCGAGTGGGATAGTCCTCAGATTAATAATTGA
- a CDS encoding tRNA1(Val) (adenine(37)-N6)-methyltransferase, whose protein sequence is MKIELQADERLDMLYRDEVQIIQSHSVFSFSLDAVLLAHFANPRNGGRGRIVDLGTGNGAIPLFMAHKVTGQIIGIEIQPRLADMAQRSVQFNELEDKIKIINTDMRDVFDYIKPGSVETVVSNPPYFEATEKSHKNPNQHYAIARHEIKADLNLVSHTAKKLLKSGGHFFMVHRPDRLFEILDALRANNLIPKRIQFVYPKVGKEANIVLIESIKNGKLTGAQILPPIITHHDNDEYRDEVWAIYEGRA, encoded by the coding sequence ATGAAAATTGAGTTGCAAGCCGATGAACGGCTAGACATGTTATACCGAGATGAGGTCCAAATCATTCAAAGCCATTCAGTTTTTTCATTTTCACTGGATGCGGTTTTGTTGGCTCATTTTGCGAATCCCAGAAATGGTGGTCGTGGAAGAATTGTTGATTTGGGAACTGGTAACGGAGCAATCCCCTTGTTTATGGCGCATAAAGTTACAGGCCAAATTATTGGGATTGAGATTCAACCACGTTTAGCCGATATGGCGCAGCGTTCAGTGCAATTTAATGAGCTAGAAGATAAAATTAAAATTATTAACACGGATATGCGCGACGTATTTGATTATATTAAACCTGGTTCAGTTGAAACGGTGGTCTCAAATCCGCCATATTTTGAAGCTACAGAAAAATCACATAAAAATCCAAATCAACATTATGCGATTGCTCGACATGAAATCAAAGCTGATTTGAATTTAGTATCACATACCGCTAAAAAACTACTTAAATCAGGGGGGCATTTTTTCATGGTACACCGCCCAGATCGTCTCTTTGAAATCTTAGATGCCTTACGGGCGAATAATTTAATTCCCAAGCGGATTCAGTTTGTCTATCCTAAAGTAGGAAAAGAAGCTAATATTGTTTTAATCGAGTCGATTAAGAATGGAAAATTAACCGGTGCACAGATTTTACCGCCTATTATTACGCATCACGATAATGATGAATATCGAGATGAGGTCTGGGCCATTTATGAAGGCCGGGCATGA
- a CDS encoding lysophospholipid acyltransferase family protein: MFYQFAARVVRGLIWLINGKVTVLNRDQVPEGEYVLVGPHRTWWDPLFFAAIGFPTVYMFMAKKELFKNPILGWIIKSANGFSVDRDNPGPSVIKIPVKGLKKGNMSLIIFPSGSRHSSDMKDGALLIAKLAKKPIVPLVYQGPLKFSGLFKRNNVTLAYGTPIDPNGFSKNKETASQEFDQVLKTAFQQLDQSIDPNFVYIDQK; the protein is encoded by the coding sequence ATGTTCTATCAATTTGCAGCTCGTGTTGTCCGTGGCCTAATTTGGTTAATTAATGGTAAAGTGACCGTATTAAATCGCGATCAGGTCCCCGAAGGAGAGTATGTGCTCGTTGGGCCTCATCGTACTTGGTGGGATCCTCTTTTCTTTGCTGCCATAGGTTTCCCTACGGTATATATGTTTATGGCTAAGAAAGAATTATTTAAAAATCCAATCCTCGGTTGGATTATTAAAAGTGCCAACGGTTTCTCAGTAGATCGTGATAATCCGGGTCCCTCTGTTATTAAGATTCCCGTCAAGGGTCTTAAAAAAGGAAATATGAGTCTAATCATCTTCCCTTCTGGGTCTCGTCATTCTTCTGACATGAAAGACGGTGCCCTTTTAATCGCTAAACTAGCCAAAAAACCGATTGTCCCATTAGTCTACCAAGGTCCGCTCAAATTTAGTGGATTATTCAAAAGAAATAACGTGACGTTAGCTTATGGTACCCCCATTGATCCAAACGGCTTTTCGAAAAACAAAGAAACGGCCAGTCAAGAATTCGATCAAGTATTAAAAACAGCTTTCCAACAATTAGATCAAAGCATTGATCCTAATTTTGTATATATAGATCAAAAATAA
- a CDS encoding YneF family protein, protein MSTSIWIVIVVIALVVGAVFGFFMARRSMETYLKKNPPISEEMMKSMMTSMGQKPSQKKLAQMMAQMKNQQNK, encoded by the coding sequence ATGAGTACGTCAATTTGGATTGTTATTGTTGTTATTGCATTAGTTGTGGGAGCCGTTTTTGGTTTCTTCATGGCGCGTCGTTCAATGGAAACTTATTTGAAAAAGAATCCACCAATCTCTGAGGAAATGATGAAGTCAATGATGACTTCGATGGGACAAAAGCCTTCTCAAAAGAAATTGGCTCAAATGATGGCTCAAATGAAAAATCAACAAAACAAGTAA
- a CDS encoding DUF896 domain-containing protein encodes MSEDNHMLAVRERINELAAKAKLPAGLTEEELVERKALRAEFLENFRASFRSQVEMLQVFDKDGKEVTPDKVKDIQRDKGLRDN; translated from the coding sequence ATGAGCGAGGATAATCATATGTTGGCGGTTCGAGAACGAATTAACGAATTGGCAGCAAAGGCTAAATTGCCTGCAGGTCTAACAGAAGAGGAGTTGGTTGAGCGAAAGGCCTTACGAGCTGAATTCTTAGAGAACTTTCGTGCATCTTTCCGTTCACAGGTGGAAATGTTGCAAGTCTTTGATAAAGATGGGAAGGAAGTAACGCCAGATAAAGTAAAAGACATTCAACGGGATAAAGGGCTACGGGATAACTAA
- a CDS encoding LexA family protein — protein MSRSEEKQLKVLRYIYESIQNNGFPPTIREIGDGLNLSSSATVQGYVTRLQQKEYLKRNLLKSRTLEITPSGLNVLGIQVQATVPLIETPWANFIPDHAPQYPLPKHLSRYAGELFIFQINNKNMQSIGISVGDLLYIHRQKNAENGEIVAYLNENQEIKIARFFRERAQYRLQPENELIAPDIMFRNTVIGRVMSVFRPYVY, from the coding sequence ATGTCGCGTAGCGAAGAAAAACAGTTAAAAGTTTTACGTTATATATATGAATCTATCCAGAACAATGGGTTTCCTCCCACGATTCGTGAAATTGGGGATGGCTTAAACTTAAGTTCATCAGCTACAGTTCAGGGTTATGTGACACGCCTGCAGCAAAAAGAATACTTAAAACGAAACCTTCTCAAGTCACGAACCTTAGAAATCACACCCAGTGGACTAAACGTCTTAGGAATCCAGGTCCAGGCCACTGTGCCCTTAATAGAGACGCCATGGGCCAACTTCATCCCCGACCATGCGCCCCAATATCCCCTTCCCAAACATCTCAGTCGTTATGCTGGTGAGTTATTTATTTTCCAGATCAATAATAAAAATATGCAAAGCATTGGCATCTCAGTTGGCGACTTGCTGTACATTCACCGCCAAAAAAATGCGGAAAATGGCGAAATTGTAGCTTATTTGAATGAAAATCAAGAAATTAAAATTGCCCGTTTTTTTCGAGAACGAGCCCAATACCGGTTACAACCTGAAAACGAACTAATAGCCCCAGATATTATGTTTAGAAATACGGTTATCGGTCGCGTTATGTCTGTTTTTCGCCCCTATGTCTACTAA
- a CDS encoding adenine phosphoribosyltransferase, whose amino-acid sequence MTMDLHDYIASIPDFPQPGITFRDITPLLADTKAFGFAIHELAEYANEKGATKIVAPESRGFLLGTPMALEMGVGFVPARKPGKLPRKTISESYTLEYGSATLELNADAIEPGDKVVVVDDLLATGGTIAATNKLIERLGGEVVGLAFLIELTELQGRQVLKDYDIRALLTYEGE is encoded by the coding sequence ATGACAATGGATTTGCATGATTATATTGCATCAATTCCTGATTTCCCACAACCAGGAATTACTTTTCGAGATATTACCCCCTTATTGGCGGATACAAAGGCCTTTGGTTTTGCGATACATGAATTAGCTGAATATGCGAATGAAAAAGGCGCAACTAAAATCGTTGCACCTGAATCACGAGGATTTTTATTAGGAACCCCCATGGCGCTTGAAATGGGAGTTGGTTTTGTTCCAGCTCGTAAGCCTGGTAAATTACCTCGTAAGACAATATCTGAAAGTTATACTTTGGAGTACGGTTCAGCAACCCTTGAGCTTAATGCAGATGCAATTGAACCAGGAGATAAAGTTGTGGTAGTTGATGATTTATTAGCTACAGGTGGTACAATTGCGGCGACTAATAAGTTGATTGAACGCCTCGGTGGTGAAGTTGTCGGCTTAGCATTTCTCATTGAATTAACTGAGCTACAAGGCCGTCAAGTTCTAAAAGATTATGATATCAGGGCCCTGTTAACGTATGAAGGTGAATAA
- a CDS encoding single-stranded-DNA-specific exonuclease C-terminal domain-containing protein — MPLNGENRAIVKLGLDNLNEMQRPGLEALLKIAKISSEKIDATMVGFQIAPRLNAIGRMADAKTGVQMLLAEDEASALKLAQLVDQSNQERKQLVDSIAEAALAQAQNEFANDSVLVLMGQNWHEGILGIVAARILDATGKPTIVLNQTDNLAKGSGRSVTGFDLFAAIDPHRDLFINFGGHALAAGMTIEVQQVDQVRQMLNDAASAQSFDAQKKKVLAIEGTLTGQDFNADFYQQLQLLGPFGAGNPEPVFKLELDDIENVKTMSEGKHLRFTGVIRQQPIPVIAWQKGLLANDLQGRFKKLTVVGTIDQNTYRGATSYQLIFKDIEASGSALVDARTTHLTKQMFDRSVTYLFFNQRMQQQLTPLITNSGTALWWEDAFNVTQLDRVVFVDLPQNLDELHQVLAYVPIGSWETIFYTKNPAYLQKIPARDDFAKFFKFIQQQETIALKTQFEAMRQYLKMDDLMLKLVIQVFLDAKFVTIEDDLLKKVLAPTNVDLTTMPSYQNFLQKREVEAKLIYSTTAELEQLLNELAQDD, encoded by the coding sequence ATGCCCTTAAATGGTGAAAATCGAGCAATTGTAAAGCTTGGTCTGGATAATTTAAATGAAATGCAACGGCCCGGGCTAGAAGCATTATTAAAAATAGCTAAAATAAGTTCAGAAAAAATTGATGCGACGATGGTTGGCTTTCAGATTGCGCCACGACTGAATGCGATTGGACGGATGGCAGATGCCAAAACGGGTGTTCAAATGTTGTTGGCTGAAGATGAAGCAAGTGCTTTAAAGTTAGCACAGCTCGTTGATCAATCTAATCAAGAGCGTAAACAATTGGTCGATTCAATCGCAGAAGCAGCTCTAGCACAGGCCCAAAATGAATTTGCCAACGATTCAGTCTTAGTGTTAATGGGTCAAAATTGGCACGAAGGTATTTTAGGAATCGTGGCGGCACGTATTCTAGATGCAACAGGTAAACCGACGATTGTCTTGAATCAAACTGATAATCTGGCTAAGGGTTCTGGTCGGTCAGTAACCGGGTTTGATTTATTTGCGGCAATTGATCCACATCGAGACTTATTTATCAATTTTGGGGGACATGCTTTAGCAGCGGGAATGACAATTGAGGTTCAACAAGTTGATCAAGTTCGTCAAATGTTGAATGATGCGGCTTCAGCACAGTCTTTTGATGCGCAAAAGAAAAAAGTCTTAGCGATTGAGGGGACTTTAACCGGTCAAGATTTTAATGCTGATTTTTACCAGCAACTACAACTTTTGGGTCCCTTTGGCGCAGGTAATCCCGAACCAGTGTTCAAGCTAGAATTGGATGACATCGAGAATGTTAAAACCATGTCAGAAGGAAAACATCTACGATTTACGGGAGTTATTAGACAACAACCTATTCCAGTGATTGCCTGGCAAAAAGGGTTATTAGCGAATGACTTACAAGGACGTTTTAAAAAATTGACGGTTGTAGGGACAATCGATCAAAATACATACCGGGGTGCGACTAGTTATCAGTTAATATTTAAGGACATTGAAGCATCAGGTTCGGCGTTAGTTGATGCAAGAACAACGCATTTAACGAAGCAAATGTTTGATCGATCGGTTACCTATCTATTCTTTAATCAGAGGATGCAACAACAATTAACCCCGCTGATTACTAATTCAGGAACAGCTCTTTGGTGGGAAGATGCATTTAATGTTACACAGTTAGATCGAGTCGTTTTTGTAGACTTACCTCAAAACTTAGATGAATTACATCAAGTATTAGCGTATGTTCCAATCGGTAGTTGGGAGACTATTTTTTACACTAAAAATCCGGCATATCTACAAAAAATCCCGGCACGCGATGATTTCGCAAAATTCTTTAAATTTATTCAACAGCAAGAGACAATTGCCTTAAAAACTCAGTTTGAAGCAATGAGACAATACCTAAAAATGGATGATTTGATGTTGAAATTAGTAATTCAGGTGTTTTTGGACGCGAAATTTGTTACAATTGAAGACGATTTGTTAAAAAAGGTGTTAGCCCCGACTAATGTTGATCTAACCACCATGCCTTCTTATCAGAACTTTTTACAAAAACGGGAAGTGGAAGCTAAACTAATTTATAGTACCACTGCCGAGTTAGAACAATTGCTAAATGAATTAGCACAAGATGATTAA
- the plsY gene encoding glycerol-3-phosphate 1-O-acyltransferase PlsY, with protein MQIFKIILGLLMAYLLGSIPFGYLIGKYVYHKDIMQAGSGNIGTTNTFRVLGFIPGTIVFIFDVLKGTVGGLLAYLIWTPLPDNRHFLILAIGVVAVLGHTFSIWLNFKGGKGVASSLGILLAYSPKLFLISLCIFLICLILTSIVSISSLLNFFFSTLVFWYYDEKFLALVAAGLMVYVTYLHRSNLGRMIHGNENTIKFGIPYWIRRLKAK; from the coding sequence ATGCAAATATTTAAAATCATTTTGGGATTATTAATGGCTTATTTATTAGGTTCAATTCCCTTCGGTTACTTAATTGGTAAGTATGTTTATCATAAAGACATTATGCAAGCAGGTTCAGGTAACATTGGAACGACCAATACTTTTCGGGTTTTAGGATTTATTCCAGGCACAATTGTATTTATTTTTGATGTTTTAAAAGGAACCGTGGGAGGGTTACTAGCGTATTTAATATGGACGCCATTACCAGATAATCGTCATTTTTTGATTTTAGCAATTGGTGTAGTAGCAGTTTTAGGTCATACTTTTTCAATTTGGTTGAATTTTAAAGGTGGGAAAGGGGTGGCTAGTTCGCTAGGAATTTTGTTGGCGTACTCACCTAAGCTATTTTTAATTTCATTGTGTATTTTTTTGATTTGTCTAATCCTCACTAGTATTGTCTCGATTAGTTCGTTGTTGAATTTTTTCTTTAGTACACTTGTTTTTTGGTACTACGACGAAAAATTTTTAGCTTTAGTTGCGGCTGGTTTAATGGTCTATGTGACATATCTTCACCGCAGTAATTTGGGACGGATGATTCATGGGAACGAAAATACAATTAAATTTGGGATTCCATACTGGATTCGGCGATTAAAAGCAAAATAA